A region of Dioscorea cayenensis subsp. rotundata cultivar TDr96_F1 chromosome 5, TDr96_F1_v2_PseudoChromosome.rev07_lg8_w22 25.fasta, whole genome shotgun sequence DNA encodes the following proteins:
- the LOC120262014 gene encoding uncharacterized protein LOC120262014: MPSFSPPLTLLVLILSLYFCISMSQRTERFGSARRILASIAEGEEENQQPLPKPKKKPVFDSKSPKADVFGSKKSSNPSDDEDHLVPKPKKKLISNTNTEKADTFDTSQSSTSSKEQEPKPKKKLTSSSNSPKADTFGTKKSLASGKEEDEEEEQLLLPKRKKKLISSSNTQNTETSSTDQEEAETQALPKPKKKLTFESKNQTKPLIKPKKTNSTIINNSIKKLNKTQNSTPKPSNSTKTQPKSTPNPTKKPQSKQPKLDQSLSWLEDETDGQDFMTEFRDLPSRLIPDLEKISTTSQAYLRKYNKEIEHNIRPFVGPKYAPTIASISSFLFLILPLLLATVLFRHLKGYLSIQRVLIFIQAYLAIYFATLSLTATVTGLEPLRFFYASAPETYAWTQAVQTLGYVLYLIVQLINLVVVFSSPANEFTAGARALGLAQMLVGLAVGLHYYVSVFHRAVTGEPPRANWKVHGIYALCFLVICAFARAERRKKAYLQDGGDNGKKS, translated from the coding sequence ATGCCATCATTCTCTCCTCCCTTAACTCTTCTAGTCCTCATCCTTTCCCTCTACTTCTGTATCTCTATGTCACAGAGAACAGAGAGATTTGGTTCTGCTAGAAGGATCTTGGCCTCCATTgcagaaggagaagaagaaaaccagcaGCCTCTCCCCAAGCCCAAGAAAAAACCCGTTTTTGACTCCAAATCTCCCAAAGCCGATGTTTTTGGCTCTAAAAAGAGCTCAAATCCCAGTGACGACGAAGACCATTTAGTCCCCAAACCCAAGAAGAAACTCATTTCCAACACCAACACCGAAAAAGCTGATACCTTTGACACTAGTCAGAGCTCAACTTCCAGTAAAGAACAAGAACCCAAACCCAAGAAGAAACTCACATCCAGCTCCAACTCCCCAAAAGCTGACACCTTTGGTACAAAAAAGAGTTTAGCTTCTGGtaaagaagaagacgaagaagaagaacaactaCTACTCCCAAAACGCAAAAAGAAACTCATCTCCAGCTCAAACACCCAAAACACAGAGACATCCTCCACTGACCAAGAAGAAGCCGAAACACAAGCACTCCCCAAACCCAAGAAAAAACTCAcctttgaatcaaaaaaccaaaccaaacccctCATCAAACCCAAAAAAACCAACTCCACCATCATCAACAACTCCATCAAAAAACTCAACAAAACCCAAAATTCCACTCCCAAACCCTCCAATTCCACCAAAACCCAACCCAAATCCACCCCAAATCCCACCAAAAAACCACAATCGAAACAACCAAAGCTCGACCAAAGCCTCTCCTGGCTCGAAGACGAAACTGACGGCCAGGATTTCATGACAGAGTTCCGAGACCTCCCATCACGCCTGATTCCCGATCTCGAGAAAATCTCCACCACATCCCAGGCCTATTTACGGAAATACAACAAAGAAATTGAACACAATATCAGGCCCTTTGTGGGACCAAAATATGCTCCCACAATAGCCTCCATCTCATCTTTCCTCTTTCTCATTCTACCCCTGCTTCTCGCCACCGTCCTTTTCCGTCACCTCAAAGGTTACCTCTCTATCCAAAGggttctcatcttcatccaagctTATCTCGCCATCTACTTCGCCACCCTCTCGCTCACCGCTACGGTTACCGGACTTGAACCGCTGAGATTCTTCTACGCGTCAGCACCAGAGACTTACGCGTGGACACAAGCTGTGCAGACACTTGGCTATGTGCTGTACTTGATCGTGCAGCTGATCAATCTTGTGGTGGTGTTCTCGTCACCGGCGAATGAATTCACCGCCGGTGCAAGGGCGTTGGGCCTAGCTCAAATGCTTGTGGGCCTCGCTGTCGGGCTTCATTACTACGTGTCGGTGTTCCACCGGGCGGTGACGGGAGAACCCCCACGCGCCAATTGGAAAGTGCACGGGATCTATGCTCTGTGTTTCCTCGTGATCTGTGCTTTCGCACGTGCTGAGCGGCGCAAGAAGGCCTATCTACAAGATGGGGGAGATAATGGGAAGAAAAGCTAA